The nucleotide sequence CAACAAGATTCCAAAGTAAAGCACATAGAAGTATGTGAATATCATTCCCCAGCCAGTAGCCGGCCCTTGCACCGCCACCCGGCCATCTAACATCGGAACGGCAGCCTGGGAGGCACTCGCCACGACGCTCCCCGCCGGGAGAATCATGTACCCCGCGAGTCCCGTCGGCAGGCTGAACGGGAGCGCCTGAAGCCAGTCTCCAAAGTAGTTGATATGTCTAGCTATCCCCCACCATCCAGCCGTGAGGAGCCGCGTGCCCCGTTTAGTCTGCACGTAGGAGAGTTTAGCCACGGCGGGGTGGTTAGGCTGGGTCCGGAACGTGTGCTTCTGGTTATTTGCGGCCTTGAAGATATAGATGCCGAGAACAAAGATGGCACTCACGGCCGCGATCCGCGTCCAGCCCAGATGCACAGGGTAGGCGGCGAGGTAGCGGCACTGGGTGGAGTACAGGAACGGAACCCAGACGAGATCGCCGAAGGAGAGCATAAAGCCCATGCCATCAGTGGTGATGTCCATCATGGTCAGGGTGCTGGATTCATTGTATTGGCTGCTGAGCACATAGTAGGCCTGGACAGCCGTCGTGAAGACAATGCTGTCGGAGATGTAGCCGTAATTGCGGTATTGCTGGGTGATGAAGGCCAAATCCAGCAGGATCCACCCGGTCAAACCTGGACAGACTTCACACCAGGTCTTGATGTCGATTTCTCCGAAAAATGGCAAAGTGACGCGGGGGTTCAGCTCGCGGCCAATGTAGAAATCATAGATCACATTCCCCGTGGTACCTCCGGCAGCTAACTCGCGAAAATCCCGGTTGGGATATTTCGTGTCCACACTGAAACTATAGAGATAAAGGGATGTGGAGAGAGCGTATGAGATCAGGATGTTGGCGGTTAGAAGCTGCACATAGTGGTCGGTAATGCAAGTCCAGACGACGAAATGAGCACCTTGCAGGTAGGTTCCGGCAGCACAGATGGTTAGTGACCACACTTGCAAAAAATGCTATAATGAGAATTTTCAGTCCACACTGATATTCAGAAGAGGATGTGACGATGTTCGTATATACATACCATTGAAGCGATACAATAGCGGACGACCATGGTGCACCAACCTGGTGCCGTGGACTTCCTTAGCAGGGAGAATTCTCCAGAGAAGGAGGCTGTAAACATAGTAGACGACAGTAATGAATATCACTTCCCAGCTGATGAAATTGCTTATACTGAGGTTCAGTAGACCCGTGTCTGCTGTCACATTTGCCCAGGTGAGGGGGCGAGCGGATAGGAGAGATGGTATGGGACAGCCAGCAACATCATTACAGCTAAACGCAAAGAAATATAGCAGCAATGGCAGGCCGAAGGTGATTGCTGCGGCACCCAGGCTGTAGCGAGACTTTAGCTTTGATTTAAAATCAAGGGGTGAGATTTGCCTACGGTCCGCCAAACTCGTACTCCGTTGTCATCGGAAAAGACCGACCCTAGGAGATTCTGTTGGTGAGGGGTTTGAATCAAAGTCACAATGGGAAAATGGTCTGCTTTGGGGATTGATGAGTGAGAGTTTTTACTAGGCAGACGTAGTTGATTGACTCGGTGGCCTACGGCTAAGCTAGCTATGACTACCGGGCACTATGCGAGGGCAGTCAGGCATGTGACCCGGAAGATGGAGACACTAATATCAAATCTTTAGATAGTTATAGATGTCGACCAATTTTCCCCTctcgctttttcttttccttttccctttctccACTGAGGAGCTTTTGCCAGCATGTATGATAGAATTAGTTCAGCTACTAGATAGGGTATTCCGCTTCGTCCGTCGTATATCCCGTTCCGGAATCCTTGTGGGCACTTGATCCTGATTGCCGCACGTTCCACTTTTTTCGACGTTAGATAGCTACTACTGTCGACCAATTCAGGCAAGGATTAGCCCGACACACTTCTGACATTACAGAAACAGCACGAGTGGATATAGGATAATGTCTTATACTTGGCGGTAAAATCCACTGTAGCGCGGTTTTAGATATCTGTATGTTTACACTGCCACGCCCACGATCCTTTACATTGTCGGTGTTTCTGCCTTGTCTGCAATTAGTAGGGATTGGGTCAACTCCTTATCCCTGTGGGTCGGACCATCACCCATCCTTGTCTGAACTGACTCCCGGTGTCTCCACCTTCCGAGGGTTCCGGCCTGTTCCCAGCATAGTGGGTCAGCGAATCATCTCCCTACCCTAGGCGCTGTGTATGTGGAGGCCCTGCGCCGCAGCCACTATGGGAGACTGCGAGATTTACATAGAATACTACTTCAAGGACCAGCACGAAGGTGGTACATTGTTTGTGCTCTGGCGTGTACTGTTTTGATTGGCTACAAACACCAACAGCCGAAGGTCTCCAACCGTCCCACTCAGCAGGACAGCCACGATCTATATCTCTTAGGGCTGCTACCGCAAGGCTGCGATCTTCAGCCATTG is from Aspergillus chevalieri M1 DNA, chromosome 8, nearly complete sequence and encodes:
- the ERG3_2 gene encoding c-5 sterol desaturase (COG:I;~EggNog:ENOG410Q2JU;~InterPro:IPR001171,IPR018083;~PFAM:PF01222;~TransMembrane:7 (o38-61i68-86o163-182i203-221o233-251i314-337o349-367i);~go_component: GO:0016020 - membrane [Evidence IEA];~go_function: GO:0016628 - oxidoreductase activity, acting on the CH-CH group of donors, NAD or NADP as acceptor [Evidence IEA];~go_process: GO:0016126 - sterol biosynthetic process [Evidence IEA];~go_process: GO:0055114 - oxidation-reduction process [Evidence IEA]) codes for the protein MFTASFSGEFSLLRKSTAPGWCTMVVRYCIASMHFLQVWSLTICAAGTYLQGAHFVVWTCITDHYVQLLTANILISYALSTSLYLYSFSVDTKYPNRDFRELAAGGTTGNVIYDFYIGRELNPRVTLPFFGEIDIKTWCEVCPGLTGWILLDLAFITQQYRNYGYISDSIVFTTAVQAYYVLSSQYNESSTLTMMDITTDGMGFMLSFGDLVWVPFLYSTQCRYLAAYPVHLGWTRIAAVSAIFVLGIYIFKAANNQKHTFRTQPNHPAVAKLSYVQTKRGTRLLTAGWWGIARHINYFGDWLQALPFSLPTGLAGYMILPAGSVVASASQAAVPMLDGRVAVQGPATGWGMIFTYFYVLYFGILLIHRERRDDAMCAKKYGDDWKGYKRTVRWRIVPWIY